Genomic segment of Nitrospirota bacterium:
AAAGGCAGATTCATTGGCTACCTCACATTTGCACTAAATTACAAACTGCATGGACTCGATGTCACTGGCTATCATGTATTCAATATATCAATTCATATCCTTAATGCCATGCTTGTGTATTTTCTTGTAGCATTGACTTTCAGAACTCCTTATCTAAGTAATCCCCCTTCATCCCCCTTTAATAAAGGGGGAAAAGAGGGGGTGCAACCTGCTAACATAGGTAACAGATTAACCTACGGACATGGGTAACAGTATAATGGCAGAGCAAGGAGGTATTGCGATGTCATGAAGAGAGGTGAGACCTATGGACGAGAGAGTGAGTTTGATTTCGGACTGGCTTAAAGGTTGTTTCACAATCACAGAGCTTTCGGTTACTTACGGTGTCAGCCGCAAGACGGTCTATAAGTGGATCAACCGGTATGACACTGAT
This window contains:
- a CDS encoding helix-turn-helix domain-containing protein; protein product: MSLISDWLKGCFTITELSVTYGVSRKTVYKWINRYDTD